Proteins encoded by one window of Salvia splendens isolate huo1 chromosome 7, SspV2, whole genome shotgun sequence:
- the LOC121740915 gene encoding transcription factor bHLH162-like codes for MDQNPSSSRMVVDRKTIEKNRRNEMKALYNKLNSLIPPQSRPRDMVSLPDQLQGATNYIKMQEAKLEKMKQKKNCLVWSKGGPNNLPNIDVRVMGSDLQVVLITGLNSQFMFTQIIRLLHEQGAQVVDASFSVHNDTVFHTIHSQIGDQFEQNHAAARISERLQKFAYDCI; via the exons atggatcaaaaccctagcTCTTCAAGGATGGTCGTAGACAGAAAAACTATAGAGAAAAACAGGAGAAATGAGATGAAGGCTCTCTACAACAAGCTCAACTCTCTAATCCCTCCTCAATCAAGGCCTAGG GATATGGTTTCGCTGCCGGATCAGCTACAAGGAGCGACGAACTACATAAAGATGCAGGAGGCTaaattggagaagatgaagcAGAAGAAAAACTGCCTTGTTTGGAGCAAAGGAGGGCCTAATAATTTACCAAACATCGATGTCCGAGTAATGGGTTCAGACCTACAAGTGGTGCTCATAACTGGACTCAATTCTCAATTCATGTTCACTCAGATCATACGGCTCTTGCATGAACAAGGAGCTCAAGTTGTCGATGCTAGTTTTTCTGTACACAACGACACCGTTTTCCACACTATTCATTCCCAG ATTGGAGATCAGTTTGAACAGAATCATGCAGCTGCAAGGATTTCAGAGAGATTGCAGAAATTTGCCTATGattgtatttaa